The Sulfolobus acidocaldarius DSM 639 genome has a window encoding:
- a CDS encoding 6-hydroxymethylpterin diphosphokinase MptE-like protein — MLRRIFGFSERDDYVSASILNIMINSDDYIEELNSLIRGRKVAVVGAGPNLEEVTEIEEDVIISADGATNYLVSKGITPDIVVTDLDGITVFPDSLYVVLAHGDNIKLLYKAKRMKRLIGTCQVMPFGRLRLFGGFTDGDRAVVLAKLFNAKSVTLYGMDFDSGIVGKYSKPYYKNNIYSSWVKQKKLKIAKWIIEKFLSKDF, encoded by the coding sequence ATGTTGAGAAGGATCTTCGGTTTTAGCGAAAGAGATGATTATGTCTCAGCAAGTATACTAAATATCATGATTAACAGTGATGACTATATCGAGGAACTAAATAGCTTAATAAGAGGTAGAAAAGTTGCTGTGGTCGGAGCAGGACCAAACTTAGAAGAAGTCACAGAGATTGAGGAAGATGTTATTATTAGTGCTGATGGTGCCACAAACTATCTAGTGAGTAAAGGCATAACTCCTGATATAGTAGTCACAGACTTAGACGGCATTACAGTGTTCCCTGATTCTCTATATGTGGTTTTAGCTCACGGTGACAACATAAAACTGTTATATAAAGCCAAAAGGATGAAAAGACTAATTGGCACCTGTCAAGTTATGCCCTTTGGAAGACTAAGGTTATTCGGGGGATTTACTGATGGTGATAGAGCAGTAGTCTTAGCCAAGCTTTTCAACGCAAAATCTGTTACTCTATACGGTATGGACTTCGATTCAGGTATTGTAGGAAAGTATTCTAAACCCTACTATAAAAACAATATATATTCTAGTTGGGTTAAACAAAAAAAATTAAAAATAGCTAAGTGGATAATCGAAAAATTTTTAAGTAAAGATTTTTAA
- a CDS encoding isopropylmalate synthase, with translation MGCLFSVNSKKVRIFDTTLRDGEQAPGIDLTVDQKIRVAKRLAELGVDVIEAGFPASSDGEFEATKKILSEIGDQVEVTGLSRSVKQDIDRTIDTGLSSIHIFIATSDIHLKYKLKMTREEVLNRIYESVRYAKDHGLIVEYSPEDATRSDEEFLLKAVKTAIDAGADRINIPDTVGVMHPFKFYDLISKIVKVTGDKIVSVHCHNDFGLATANSIAGVMAGARQVHVTVNGIGERAGNASLEEVVMSLKKLLGYDVGVRTYLLYEVSRYVAELTGVPVPYFKAIVGENAFGHEAGIHVHGVIENPMTYEPISPEEVGNFRRIALGKHSGIHGLKRLLEEQGIFLDDTQLREVLKEIKSLAEAGNKVTSADAKAIAIKVINKKITA, from the coding sequence GTGGGATGTCTATTCTCGGTTAATTCGAAAAAAGTCAGGATATTTGATACAACTCTAAGAGATGGAGAGCAAGCTCCAGGAATAGACTTGACAGTTGATCAAAAAATAAGGGTCGCAAAGAGATTAGCTGAGCTAGGAGTTGATGTCATAGAGGCTGGTTTTCCAGCATCTTCTGACGGAGAATTTGAAGCAACTAAAAAAATCTTATCTGAGATAGGAGATCAAGTAGAAGTAACTGGGTTATCAAGGTCTGTAAAACAGGATATAGATAGAACGATTGATACAGGGTTATCAAGTATTCATATCTTCATAGCTACATCAGATATCCATCTGAAATATAAATTAAAAATGACAAGAGAAGAGGTCTTAAATAGAATTTATGAGTCAGTGAGATATGCTAAGGATCACGGATTAATAGTTGAATATTCACCTGAAGACGCGACTAGAAGTGATGAAGAGTTCTTATTGAAGGCAGTTAAAACGGCAATAGATGCTGGAGCGGATAGGATTAACATTCCAGATACAGTAGGTGTAATGCACCCCTTCAAGTTTTATGATCTGATAAGTAAGATAGTTAAGGTAACTGGAGATAAGATAGTCAGTGTTCATTGCCATAACGATTTCGGTTTGGCTACTGCGAATTCTATAGCAGGTGTTATGGCTGGAGCTCGGCAAGTCCATGTTACAGTAAACGGAATTGGTGAAAGAGCGGGAAATGCCTCGTTGGAAGAAGTCGTAATGTCACTGAAGAAACTCTTAGGTTATGATGTGGGCGTAAGAACTTACTTGCTATACGAAGTGAGCAGATATGTTGCAGAGCTTACAGGTGTTCCAGTGCCTTACTTTAAGGCTATAGTAGGTGAGAACGCATTTGGACATGAGGCAGGAATACATGTTCATGGAGTTATTGAAAATCCTATGACATATGAGCCAATCTCCCCAGAAGAGGTAGGGAACTTCAGAAGGATCGCATTAGGGAAGCATAGTGGGATACATGGATTGAAGAGATTACTGGAGGAACAAGGGATATTTCTAGACGATACTCAATTGAGAGAGGTTCTAAAAGAGATAAAAAGTTTAGCAGAAGCTGGTAACAAAGTAACATCAGCTGATGCCAAAGCGATAGCTATTAAAGTAATTAATAAAAAGATAACCGCATGA
- a CDS encoding MBL fold metallo-hydrolase produces the protein MIRFFLHSCFLIDKLILIDPHDGASIGLPKPETKAPLVLITHDHYDHNAYEIIPHETVKLKEYGEFTFRNYTIKGFRAYHDKEKGRRRGETAIYKIITPNGNSIVHLGDIGHVPENIEEIKNSDVLLLPVGGVITVNAKEATDIVNILRPRIVIPMHYWVKGHYMPLNPLEEFLGIIKDSRKIVELDEKEFDENTLQENTVIIFKV, from the coding sequence ATGATTAGATTTTTCTTACACTCATGTTTTCTTATAGATAAGTTAATTCTAATAGATCCACACGATGGTGCAAGTATTGGTCTACCTAAACCTGAGACTAAAGCCCCTTTAGTACTTATTACTCATGATCATTATGATCACAATGCATATGAGATAATACCTCACGAGACAGTTAAGCTAAAGGAGTATGGAGAATTTACGTTCAGAAACTATACTATAAAAGGGTTCAGAGCTTATCACGATAAAGAAAAAGGCAGGAGAAGAGGAGAAACTGCGATATATAAAATTATAACTCCAAACGGTAACTCCATAGTTCATTTGGGAGATATTGGTCATGTACCAGAGAATATTGAGGAAATAAAGAATTCAGATGTTTTATTATTACCAGTAGGAGGCGTCATAACTGTAAATGCTAAGGAGGCTACCGACATAGTCAACATTTTACGTCCTAGAATTGTTATCCCTATGCACTATTGGGTTAAGGGTCATTACATGCCTCTTAATCCTCTAGAGGAATTTCTTGGGATCATTAAGGATAGCAGAAAAATAGTGGAACTAGACGAAAAAGAATTTGACGAAAATACCTTACAAGAAAACACTGTAATTATCTTTAAAGTTTGA
- a CDS encoding ribbon-helix-helix protein, CopG family gives MRVVTFKVEEDLLELLDRYAIKTGLNRSEAIRKAIEKLVRDEISKETVPVARVEKVKL, from the coding sequence ATGAGAGTAGTTACATTTAAGGTGGAAGAAGATTTGTTAGAATTGTTGGACAGATATGCAATAAAAACAGGTTTAAACAGATCAGAAGCAATAAGGAAAGCAATTGAAAAACTAGTTAGGGATGAGATAAGCAAGGAGACAGTGCCGGTTGCCAGGGTAGAAAAAGTCAAACTTTAA
- a CDS encoding Lrp/AsnC ligand binding domain-containing protein — translation MPVKAYVLLVTAVGKEVDVSNELRKINGVKEANPVYGEYDVVAEIVADNLDELNKVIFQVRRNTSILRTVTLIVM, via the coding sequence ATGCCAGTAAAGGCGTATGTTCTTCTCGTAACCGCTGTTGGAAAAGAAGTGGATGTCTCTAATGAACTAAGAAAAATAAACGGAGTAAAAGAAGCGAACCCGGTATATGGAGAGTATGATGTAGTTGCTGAAATCGTAGCAGATAATCTAGATGAATTAAATAAAGTAATATTTCAGGTAAGAAGGAATACCTCTATTTTGAGAACCGTAACTTTAATCGTTATGTAA
- a CDS encoding ABC transporter permease, translating into MIRVFLRKELMEIRRDKRLLVSIIILPFILLPIIGLILFATLGAQQPVIEIINQNPKNIPYVNFVEKNIESSGATVVMNSSSGTTPNAIIVFPKDFYDNVTNISRQAYVVLYVVISSNQQAVNIVNNALYNLLVNISSQRIAQLEKLANTSVSVDDIRNPIYLVLGYKTSSGSTTTSSANQLAQLSRLVALILFPSVTPVVFYLLEGITGERERRTLEALLSTPLTVRSFIVSKLLTASLLGFLSSIGDVLGTIIFVSVSGIGLAINLTEMIQLLALIVITYLISILLTGSLSLALLYIFGGSIRNIQIINFLILSFGMASSFISLFINTAQLSFPLSLIYIIPYVQLSLGFLSYVFGSIQESIFSLLVTTIISVVLIILVIRSFDSERLLLK; encoded by the coding sequence ATGATAAGAGTATTTCTTAGAAAGGAACTAATGGAAATCAGAAGGGATAAGAGGTTACTGGTTTCAATCATAATATTACCGTTTATCCTCTTGCCAATAATTGGATTGATTTTATTTGCCACACTAGGTGCTCAACAACCTGTTATCGAAATAATAAATCAAAATCCAAAAAATATTCCTTACGTAAATTTCGTGGAGAAGAATATTGAATCTAGTGGTGCAACTGTTGTAATGAATTCGAGTTCCGGGACTACTCCTAACGCAATAATAGTTTTCCCTAAGGACTTCTACGATAATGTGACCAACATAAGTAGACAGGCATATGTGGTACTGTACGTTGTAATATCCTCGAATCAGCAAGCAGTAAACATTGTGAATAATGCTCTATATAATCTTCTGGTCAATATTTCGAGTCAAAGGATAGCTCAACTTGAGAAACTTGCCAACACGTCAGTTTCAGTGGATGATATAAGGAATCCAATATACTTAGTTTTAGGTTATAAGACGTCATCTGGTTCAACCACAACATCGTCAGCAAATCAACTAGCCCAATTAAGTAGACTGGTAGCTTTAATACTATTCCCCAGCGTGACACCAGTAGTTTTCTACTTGCTAGAGGGAATAACAGGAGAAAGAGAGAGAAGAACCTTAGAGGCTTTACTATCTACCCCTCTGACTGTACGTTCTTTCATAGTATCCAAACTTCTGACTGCCTCATTACTGGGCTTTTTGTCTTCCATTGGTGATGTTTTAGGAACGATTATCTTCGTTTCGGTAAGTGGTATTGGTTTGGCTATAAATCTTACAGAGATGATCCAACTACTAGCCCTTATAGTCATAACTTATTTAATTTCCATACTTCTAACAGGCTCATTAAGCTTAGCTCTTCTATATATATTTGGTGGATCCATACGAAATATCCAGATAATTAACTTCTTAATATTGTCTTTTGGAATGGCTTCCTCCTTCATATCATTATTTATAAACACTGCACAACTGTCCTTTCCTCTGTCTCTAATATACATCATACCTTATGTTCAATTGAGTCTTGGGTTTCTCTCATATGTATTCGGATCAATACAAGAATCCATATTCTCTTTATTAGTAACAACAATTATATCTGTAGTTCTAATAATACTTGTTATTAGATCTTTCGATTCAGAGAGACTTCTCTTGAAATAA
- a CDS encoding ABC transporter ATP-binding protein: MTDEIAVSVTNLVKKYKNVEVLNGISLQVYKGEVFGLIGPNGAGKTTTLRAISGILKKYEGDISIFGYTPEEAKKLGYISYMPEDAFPYEKLSGIENLEVFAQIYARGDKELEKEFLELGVKIADLGNKIYEQTSIYSRGMKRRLMIARALMVKPRLAILDEPTTGLDVESTVRVRRIIRELPRSINTTILFSSHNMLEVDFMCDRIALINKGKIVEIGMPKQIAEKYNSKNLEEAFLKAIGNDKSIS, translated from the coding sequence ATGACTGACGAAATAGCTGTCAGTGTTACTAACCTTGTTAAGAAGTATAAAAACGTAGAAGTTCTAAATGGGATCTCTCTGCAGGTGTATAAAGGAGAAGTATTTGGGTTAATTGGACCCAACGGGGCAGGAAAGACAACTACCTTAAGAGCTATTTCAGGAATTCTGAAAAAATACGAAGGTGACATAAGTATATTCGGATACACCCCTGAAGAAGCTAAAAAACTAGGATATATTTCTTATATGCCAGAGGATGCATTTCCATATGAGAAATTATCGGGAATAGAAAATTTAGAGGTGTTTGCACAGATATATGCGAGAGGAGATAAGGAACTGGAGAAAGAATTCTTAGAGTTAGGAGTGAAAATAGCTGATTTAGGAAATAAGATATATGAACAGACCTCAATTTACAGTAGAGGAATGAAAAGGAGGCTCATGATAGCAAGAGCTCTCATGGTGAAACCAAGGTTAGCCATTCTCGATGAGCCAACAACTGGGCTCGATGTCGAGTCCACAGTCAGAGTAAGGAGAATTATAAGAGAACTCCCCCGCTCAATCAATACCACAATACTCTTCTCCTCACATAATATGTTGGAGGTAGACTTTATGTGTGATAGAATAGCCTTAATAAACAAAGGAAAGATTGTGGAGATTGGAATGCCCAAACAAATAGCAGAGAAGTATAACTCAAAAAACTTAGAGGAGGCTTTTCTGAAGGCGATAGGGAATGATAAGAGTATTTCTTAG
- the panB gene encoding 3-methyl-2-oxobutanoate hydroxymethyltransferase, whose amino-acid sequence MSAGKVSIRDFLKKKGKEKITMLTAYDYPTAKIMSMTNLDGILVGDSLSMVVLGYENTLKVSMKEMLVHLDSVVRAKPRQLVVADMPFLSYEVSANTAVKNAGLFVRHGADSVKLEGGEEMADVVRKIVRAGIPVMGHIGLTPQRFLRIGGFRVLGKSKHEEEQLLRDAEVLEEAGIFSLVIENTYADVAKKITEKLKVPTICIGAGPYCDGQILVIHDVLGLSEFTPYFAKAYVNLKEEIQKAVNKYVEEVRESKFPQGENYKERES is encoded by the coding sequence ATGTCAGCAGGGAAGGTATCAATAAGGGACTTTCTGAAAAAGAAGGGGAAAGAGAAAATAACTATGCTTACAGCCTACGATTACCCAACGGCAAAAATAATGTCAATGACGAATCTTGATGGAATCCTGGTTGGCGATTCCTTATCGATGGTCGTTTTAGGGTATGAAAATACTCTAAAGGTTTCTATGAAAGAAATGCTAGTTCACTTGGATTCTGTGGTCAGGGCGAAACCTAGACAGTTAGTAGTCGCTGATATGCCATTTCTATCCTATGAGGTTTCGGCTAATACAGCAGTTAAGAATGCGGGATTGTTTGTAAGGCATGGGGCGGATTCTGTAAAACTTGAGGGGGGAGAAGAGATGGCAGATGTAGTGAGAAAGATTGTGAGGGCGGGGATTCCAGTCATGGGACATATAGGGCTTACTCCTCAAAGGTTTTTGAGGATCGGCGGATTTAGGGTTTTAGGAAAAAGTAAACATGAGGAAGAGCAACTCTTGAGGGATGCTGAGGTACTAGAGGAGGCAGGTATCTTTTCTTTGGTTATAGAAAACACTTATGCAGACGTAGCAAAGAAGATTACTGAAAAGCTTAAAGTACCAACTATTTGCATTGGAGCAGGTCCCTATTGTGATGGTCAGATATTAGTTATTCATGACGTTCTGGGACTGAGCGAGTTTACACCATATTTTGCTAAAGCATATGTTAATTTGAAAGAGGAAATCCAAAAGGCTGTTAATAAATATGTTGAAGAAGTAAGGGAGAGTAAGTTTCCGCAGGGAGAAAATTATAAGGAGAGGGAAAGTTGA
- a CDS encoding 4-phosphopantoate--beta-alanine ligase, with translation MDTTHSSDKWSVNSLIPENHPRRESLIIREKVVKALEDGYLAPQGLIAHGRGECFDYLIGEKTQEFAMKAMKAAIAMLLLAKNPVISVNGNMAALVPDDIVRLAEEINAKIEVNLFYRTLDREKKIEEVLKRAGAKEVLGVGDDASAVIPELFSERRRVSKKGIYIADVVLVGLEDGDRTEALVKMGKKVIAIDINPLSRTSQMASLTIVDNIIRVFPKMISLAKEMKKSDKDELQKIINQYNNKEILKESLRFISERMNQLSLSL, from the coding sequence ATGGATACAACACACTCCAGCGACAAATGGAGTGTTAATTCATTGATACCAGAGAATCATCCCAGAAGAGAGTCACTTATTATCAGAGAGAAAGTTGTAAAGGCGTTGGAAGATGGTTACCTAGCACCACAGGGTCTAATAGCACACGGACGAGGAGAGTGTTTCGACTATTTGATTGGAGAGAAAACCCAAGAATTTGCTATGAAGGCTATGAAAGCTGCAATAGCCATGCTCTTACTTGCTAAGAATCCAGTTATATCCGTGAACGGAAATATGGCAGCATTGGTACCAGATGATATAGTGAGATTAGCAGAAGAGATAAACGCCAAAATTGAGGTAAATCTATTCTATAGAACACTAGATAGGGAGAAGAAAATCGAGGAAGTTTTAAAGAGAGCAGGGGCTAAAGAGGTGTTGGGAGTAGGAGATGATGCTTCTGCAGTTATTCCTGAACTATTCAGTGAACGGAGAAGGGTAAGCAAAAAGGGAATTTACATAGCAGACGTTGTTCTAGTTGGGCTAGAGGATGGAGATAGAACTGAAGCGTTAGTTAAGATGGGAAAGAAAGTTATAGCTATAGATATTAATCCGCTCTCAAGAACCTCACAAATGGCGTCATTGACAATAGTAGACAATATAATCAGAGTCTTTCCTAAAATGATTAGTTTAGCTAAAGAGATGAAAAAGAGCGATAAAGATGAACTTCAAAAGATAATAAATCAATATAATAATAAGGAAATTTTAAAAGAATCCCTAAGATTCATATCGGAAAGAATGAATCAACTTTCCCTCTCCTTATAA
- a CDS encoding GHMP kinase — protein MDVEVLVPLNISGVWYPVYTNNPLTTGSIGIGLVVEPRIMVRGKRSNKAEVEFNGKIIEFPNLAILKRLGELKISVQSQVPLGFGYGLSGSISLAYSYLAYELGLTSLKEALYTAHESEVVNKNGLGDVIAEYIGGGIVYRKVPGAPGIGKAEKINVSWSEQVCSKPEMALPTTVLLKKNENALTYIEEFLKNPDLTKFFEVSRKFTEELGFVSNIPNSFRKKGLIIKHGDCNKEWIQHTPATNGVLIH, from the coding sequence GTGGATGTAGAGGTATTAGTCCCGCTAAACATCTCTGGTGTCTGGTATCCAGTGTACACTAATAATCCTTTAACTACAGGTTCTATCGGCATAGGTTTAGTGGTTGAACCTAGGATAATGGTTAGAGGAAAGAGATCAAACAAAGCTGAGGTGGAGTTTAACGGAAAAATAATTGAATTCCCAAATCTAGCAATTCTCAAGAGACTTGGTGAACTAAAAATTTCGGTTCAGAGTCAAGTTCCATTGGGCTTTGGATATGGTCTAAGTGGTTCAATCAGTTTAGCCTATTCTTACCTGGCGTATGAACTAGGACTAACAAGTTTGAAGGAAGCACTTTATACCGCTCATGAAAGTGAGGTTGTCAACAAGAATGGTCTAGGAGATGTAATTGCCGAATACATTGGAGGAGGGATAGTATATAGGAAAGTTCCAGGAGCACCAGGGATAGGTAAAGCGGAAAAAATCAATGTATCGTGGAGTGAACAAGTGTGTAGTAAACCAGAGATGGCATTACCCACTACAGTTTTATTGAAGAAAAATGAGAACGCATTAACATACATTGAGGAATTTCTTAAGAATCCTGATCTAACTAAGTTTTTCGAAGTCTCTAGGAAGTTTACAGAAGAATTAGGTTTTGTTTCAAACATACCGAACTCATTTAGGAAGAAAGGCTTAATAATCAAGCATGGTGATTGTAACAAGGAATGGATACAACACACTCCAGCGACAAATGGAGTGTTAATTCATTGA